A window of Castanea sativa cultivar Marrone di Chiusa Pesio chromosome 1, ASM4071231v1 contains these coding sequences:
- the LOC142622460 gene encoding putative RING-H2 finger protein ATL49, whose translation MNNELLSLATKVFVMAIILSVTLLFGGILVLVLIHVCIVGRSFRRGFPDGNIVERGSTGSTSMSRDDLEKLPCFNYIAKDERSSPVDCAVCLENFKMGDKCRLLPICKHSFHAQCVDAWLLKTPICPLCRTCADLKIVGSILGEESSHFSDLSVDLRGSQTTESSHLSDIRIDFRESLAIESDHYSTISIELGESQAVENTHLNDVGFESQESHVNMVGSQLSSNPSPLPQIALQTDV comes from the coding sequence ATGAATAATGAACTCTTGAGTTTGGCAACAAAGGTCTTTGTAATGGCAATTATCCTATCTGTCACACTTTTATTTGGTGGAATTTTGGTCTTGGTCTTAATCCATGTTTGTATTGTTGGAAGGTCCTTTAGAAGAGGATTCCCTGATGGAAATATCGTTGAGAGAGGCAGCACTGGAAGCACAAGCATGTCTAGGGATGACTTAGAGAAGCTTCCTTGCTTTAATTACATAGCCAAAGATGAGAGAAGTAGCCCCGTGGATTGTGCAGTTTGCTTGGAGAACTTCAAGATGGGTGATAAGTGCAGATTATTGCCCATATGCAAGCACAGTTTTCATGCTCAGTGTGTGGATGCATGGCTTTTGAAGACACCCATTTGTCCACTTTGTAGAACCTGTGCTGACTTGAAGATAGTTGGTTCAATTTTAGGTGAAGAAAGTAGCCATTTCAGTGATCTTAGTGTTGACTTGAGAGGGAGCCAAACTACAGAAAGTAGTCACCTAAGTGATATTAGGATCGATTTTAGAGAGAGCTTGGCAATAGAAAGTGACCATTATAGTACTATTAGCATAGAACTTGGAGAGAGCCAGGCAGTGGAAAACACCCATTTGAATGATGTTGGCTTTGAATCACAAGAGAGCCATGTAAATATGGTTGGGAGTCAGTTGAGTTCCAACCCCTCTCCTTTGCCTCAGATTGCTTTGCAAACTGATGTATGA
- the LOC142622037 gene encoding uncharacterized protein LOC142622037, producing the protein MQEVMSENALRDLNTIPGSEKKNESSSKGGFTKPYIGTATENLEEFQKKNSVSLVSPPMNGNEIANTVLETGISEVEYIESENLNDLEDVDTSLKTLLAGLESKDWVSMCEALNNVRRISIFHKEAMLDVLGDVILLVVKSLKNPRSAVCKTAIMTSADIFNAYNDHIIDSLDPMLLQLLLKSSQDKRFVCEAAERALVAMTNWVSPVLLLPKLQPYLKHKNPRIRAKTSTCFCRSVPRLGVDGIKAYGIDKLIQIAASQLSDQLPESREAARILLLELQTVYEKFQDLAPTVSEHPDMGSWENFCQSKLSPLSAQAVLRVTNIAREGLVLGS; encoded by the exons ATGCAGGAAGTGATGTCAGAGAATGCTCTTCGAGATCTCAATACAATACCCGGATctgagaagaagaatgaaagcTCCAGCAAAGGGGGTTTTACAAAGCCTTACATTGGGACTGCAACTGAAAATCTTGAAGAATTCCAGAAGAAAAACTCTGTCTCCTTGGTTTCACCTCCAATGAATGGCAATGAGATTGCTAATACCGTATTAGAAACTGGAATTTCAGAAGTAGAATATATTGAATCTGAGAACTTGAATGATTTAGAAGATGTTGATACAAGTCTTAAG ACACTCTTAGCTGGACTGGAGTCTAAAGATTGGGTTTCGATGTGTGAAGCACTCAATAATGTACGCCGAATATCAATATTTCACAAGGAAGCAATGCTCGATGTACT GGGAGATGTGATTTTGCTCGTGGTGAAGTCCCTGAAGAATCCGAGAAGTGCTGTTTGCAAAACTGCAATTATGACATCTGCAGACATTTTCAATGCTTATAATGATCATATAATTGATTCATTGGACCCTATG CTGTTACAGCTTCTTCTCAAGTCTTCACAAGACAAACGTTTTGTATGTGAGGCAGCTGAGAGGGCTTTAGTAGCAATGACTAATTGGGTTTCCCCTGTTCTTTTGTTACCTAAACTGCAACCATATCTTAAGCACAAGAATCCTCGAATTCGAGCAAAGACATCAACGTGCTTCTGTCGAAGTGTTCCACGACTG GGTGTTGATGGAATTAAAGCATATGGTATTGACAAATTGATCCAAATAGCTGCATCCCAGCTCAGTGACCAACTTCCAGAGTCCAGGGAGGCTGCTCGAATCCTTCTTCTGGAGTTACAGACTGTATATGAGAAATTTCAAGACCTCGCGCCCACTGTGTCAGAGCATCCGGATATGGGCTCTTGGGAGAACTTTTGTCAATCAAAACTCTCTCCTCTAAGCGCACAAGCTGTCCTTCGTGTGACCAATATTGCTCGGGAGGGTCTTGTTTTGGGTTCCTGA